The sequence TTCGCAGCCCTATCAGGCAGCCTACGTTTCGGGCGGGGCCGTCGTGGCCGCCTATGCCATGCCCAATGCGCCCGCCTCGCTCACCCTTGGCCCGGACAATCTCCCTATCAACCCGACGCTGGTCCTCGGCGAAAACGGCACCGCCTTCGCCTCCTACGGCTCCAACATCACCTCCTTCCAACTCCCCTCCGGCTCCCCTAACTGGAACTACCAAGCGCCTACGCAGACCACCGTATCGATTGTGGGTTCGGCAGCGGGCAACAGCCTCACGGCCAAAACTACAGCCCAAGGCACGGATACGGTTCTGCGAATTGATCCAGGCGGTGCGGCGACATCAGACTCTTGGTCGGCAAGTTCCGTCCAGTTTTTTCTCGGCGACATTTGGCTAAGCGCGGGCGGTGCCGACGGCATGTTCTCTACGATATTCGCCAATTCGTTTGATTGGGCCTTTGCCGTCTGGCCCACAGGAGCATCGAGCGCCACAAATCGCGCAAAAGAGAAGATCAAAGTCCAGGTCTACACTGTCGCAGGAGCTGGTGTTTCGCAGCAGTATATTTCCGACAAAGTTTCTCATGGGATAGCCACATGGCAAACTAAAGCTGGAATCCTGTTTGACTGGGACGGGCAAACGCAGCCGACGCTGCCGGGCTGCGATCCCGCGAGTCCTCCACCGGGGAACACATGCCTGCCCGGTGGTGCATTCGATATCACCAACGCGACACTGCTGTCGCAGGTGAATGAAATCATGCGAAGGCTTGGCCCGCCGCCGGCTGCTGGTGTCAAGCTTATTTTCGTTAATCAACTCGGACCGGATAACGAGACCGACGGCTACACACCGCCCGAGTTCCGCAATGCAAGCGGGATCAAGAATCTTTGCATTCTTAAGAACAACAGCGGTGTTCTAGTTCTGGTCGCGCACGAATTGGGGCATGTGCTGGGCCTCAGCCACGTAAACAACCCGATTAACCTGATGTGCGGAAACACTGGGGACCCCTGGCTGGACAACCTCCCCTGCTGGAGCACCATAACCCGGCTGTTGTCTGACACTCAAATCGACGCGGCCAGGAAGACCGCGGCCCATCTGGTCGCGCCCTAGGGCGACGGAGAGGACGAGGGCATGGTGCCTCAGCGCAAGCAACTACTCATTACGGCTTTCACCTTTACCATCGTGGCGTTTGCTATTCGGTACGTCATCTTAAGAACCCCGAAAACCATATACCGCTTCCAAGGTCGTTCAATTGCCCAGCGTTGTTCTTCAATTCAACGTGGCATGCAACGCTCAGACGTGTTGCAACGACTCAATACGGGCGTAGTTCCGTGGGAGCAAGAGATTTACGCGCACCGGCTCACAGCGGGAACCGCCGCCGGGACATGTTTTGTCGATCTCGACCAAAATGGCACCGCCATTGCAATAAGGGTAGGACCGCCGCTGTGGGAATGAAGAAGGTCGGAGCGGAAGGAGGTATGCAGCTTAACACTACAAGAATGGCGCTTCGTTCGATATTCCTTGGCGTTGCAGCCGCCGTGCTGGTCAACGTTGTCATTCTGTTGATGGACATGCGCAAACCATCCATGATCGATCCATTCGCAAAACTTCAATTGGGTATGACGCGCTCCCAAGCGACTGCAGCCCTGCAAACGTACGGCGTCGACTGCTCAGATGCGGTTTCGGGTGATCCCGCTCTGTGTGGCTTTTCAGACCGCTGGCGCACGTACACAATCACTTTTGACCAGCACAACACGCTTGTCGCCAAACGTTTTTACTTTACCCGCCCGTTGAACGGCTTGGATTACTTCCGCTGAAGGGCGGCGACACCACAACGCGTCACTGCCCAGAGTTGTTCCACGCTTTGATATCCCATTGCATTTGATCGGGGCGACGCTATGAATCACCCACGAGTTTATCTTGTTTCTTATTGCCGTCACGCTGCCGAGAGCTTGCGTGGCAGACGGGTGCGCTGCGACGTGCGTCGAGCTGCCGCCGCTCAAGCCCGTCCATCGCATCTGGGGAGTCGTGTTTTTCCCAAGCGGCGACGCCGTCGTCAACGCCAAAGTTAGCGTGCTGCGAAATGGGAAAGAGGTAGCCACGCAACAAACTGACGAGGATGGCAAGTTTTCCTTCTCCAACCTAAGACCTGGTGCTTACGAACTCAGAGCTGAAGCCACGGCCGCCATCCCAACGGCGTCAACGAAGGTTGTCCTGATCAATCCTCAAGTGAAGCCCAAGCAGGAAATAGCCATTCAGCTGGACCTTCAGGGCTGCTCGAGTTTCGCTCTCGTGGATCCCAAAAAGTTTCATCCCGACACCAGGTAGTCGCACCCTCCTCCTATGGAGCCGC comes from Terriglobales bacterium and encodes:
- a CDS encoding carboxypeptidase-like regulatory domain-containing protein; amino-acid sequence: MADGCAATCVELPPLKPVHRIWGVVFFPSGDAVVNAKVSVLRNGKEVATQQTDEDGKFSFSNLRPGAYELRAEATAAIPTASTKVVLINPQVKPKQEIAIQLDLQGCSSFALVDPKKFHPDTR